Proteins found in one Methanospirillum hungatei JF-1 genomic segment:
- a CDS encoding CrcB family protein has protein sequence MCLNIFRTFKSYFGCNITFVPKESALVGIGGCIGSVARYQINEWIPSLLGTFIVNVLGCIAIGFLMYESIYFGAFSRNSRLFLGAGLIGSFTTFSAFATQTIEAGLFYGIIFIAANILCGLMGVFIGRQIILRGRRSWNI, from the coding sequence ATGTGCCTGAATATTTTTCGGACTTTTAAATCCTATTTCGGATGCAATATCACTTTTGTACCCAAAGAATCAGCACTCGTTGGTATTGGCGGATGTATCGGATCTGTTGCCCGGTATCAGATCAATGAATGGATTCCGTCTCTTTTAGGGACATTTATTGTCAATGTTCTGGGGTGCATTGCTATCGGGTTTCTGATGTACGAATCCATCTACTTTGGAGCGTTCAGCCGGAACTCTCGTCTCTTCCTTGGTGCAGGATTGATCGGATCATTTACGACCTTTTCAGCCTTTGCAACCCAGACAATAGAAGCAGGACTTTTTTATGGAATAATCTTTATCGCTGCAAACATACTGTGCGGACTTATGGGAGTATTCATTGGACGCCAGATCATACTTCGGGGTAGGAGATCATGGAACATCTGA
- the crcB gene encoding fluoride efflux transporter CrcB: protein MEHLILVGIGGAVGAMLRFELSKLRPVRSIPLGTALVNIIGSSLFGCVVFSRSPGDIFYLVDVGILGGFTTFSTFSFETFRMFEEQDYQTMVLNISINLIGSLIGVLLSFILVTLILTGG, encoded by the coding sequence ATGGAACATCTGATCCTTGTCGGGATTGGAGGAGCGGTCGGGGCCATGCTTCGCTTTGAGCTCTCAAAACTCCGTCCAGTCAGGAGCATTCCTCTGGGAACGGCCCTGGTTAATATTATCGGCAGTTCTCTCTTTGGATGCGTCGTTTTTTCCAGGTCTCCCGGAGATATCTTTTACCTGGTGGATGTCGGAATTCTGGGAGGGTTTACCACCTTTTCAACCTTCTCCTTTGAGACGTTCAGGATGTTTGAGGAACAGGATTATCAGACTATGGTTCTGAATATCTCAATAAATCTTATAGGAAGCCTGATTGGAGTACTTTTAAGTTTCATTCTTGTGACGCTGATTTTAACAGGAGGATAA
- a CDS encoding DUF190 domain-containing protein gives MLSDGMLLRIYIAESAKIGKKPAYRHLVEMFQKRGFPGCTVFRGMVGYGHEQVIHTVDVLNFSMDLPVVIDVVDTKERVMSIVDEVEELVEHGLVITHDVKMGRKQK, from the coding sequence ATGTTATCGGATGGCATGTTATTACGAATATATATCGCGGAATCAGCAAAAATCGGAAAAAAGCCGGCGTATCGACATCTTGTTGAGATGTTCCAGAAGAGAGGATTTCCCGGGTGTACGGTATTCCGGGGTATGGTTGGATATGGACATGAACAGGTTATTCACACCGTTGATGTCCTGAACTTCTCAATGGACCTTCCGGTGGTCATCGATGTCGTTGATACAAAGGAACGGGTTATGAGCATAGTTGATGAAGTGGAAGAACTGGTCGAACACGGGCTTGTCATCACCCATGATGTGAAGATGGGAAGAAAACAGAAGTAA
- the eno gene encoding phosphopyruvate hydratase, with protein sequence MDTRIKRIIAREILDSRGNPTVEVDITLNNGIRGRAACPSGASTGIHEAVERRDGEKRFGGKGVQGAVQAVMDIISPKLLGRDALEQKSIDSVMIELDGTPNKAKLGANAILTVSMAVARAAANSEDVLLSEYLGPKSTLMPVPCMNIMNGGAHANWQGSDFQEYMIAPVGAPDYPEAVRWGCEVYHSLKSVLKKKGLSTGVGDEGGFAPIVPSNLEPASLIVHAIEEAGYIPGKDIALVLDPASSGFYKDGKYTLKTEKKVLTSEEMTDYYEDMIRTYPIISIEDGLAEDDWEGFAFMTKRLGNTIQIVGDDIFVTNPERIHRGLKEKTANAVLIKLNQIGTVTETIDAIRLAQKAGWGTMVSHRSGETCDSFIADLTVALGCGQLKTGAPCRGERVEKYNQLLRINEFLGDKARYAGRQAFNSA encoded by the coding sequence ATGGACACCAGAATTAAGAGAATAATAGCCCGTGAAATTCTTGATTCACGAGGAAATCCTACAGTAGAGGTCGATATCACCCTGAATAACGGGATACGAGGCCGGGCGGCATGTCCCTCCGGAGCATCAACCGGGATCCATGAAGCGGTTGAACGTCGAGATGGTGAAAAACGGTTTGGAGGCAAGGGAGTTCAGGGTGCCGTTCAGGCCGTTATGGACATCATCTCACCCAAACTTCTGGGAAGGGATGCTCTTGAGCAGAAAAGTATCGACTCGGTGATGATTGAGCTTGACGGGACCCCGAACAAGGCAAAACTTGGAGCAAATGCCATTCTTACGGTCTCAATGGCAGTTGCACGGGCTGCTGCAAACTCCGAAGACGTTCTGCTCTCAGAGTATCTCGGGCCCAAATCTACTCTCATGCCCGTTCCCTGTATGAATATTATGAACGGGGGCGCTCATGCCAACTGGCAGGGATCAGACTTTCAGGAGTACATGATAGCCCCGGTCGGAGCTCCTGACTATCCCGAAGCGGTTCGGTGGGGATGCGAAGTCTATCACTCCCTGAAATCAGTTCTGAAAAAGAAAGGACTTTCAACCGGTGTCGGTGATGAAGGAGGATTTGCTCCGATTGTGCCGTCAAATCTTGAACCTGCGTCGCTCATCGTCCACGCAATAGAAGAGGCCGGTTATATACCAGGAAAAGATATCGCTCTGGTCCTTGATCCAGCATCAAGCGGATTTTATAAGGATGGAAAATACACGCTGAAGACTGAGAAAAAGGTCCTCACATCAGAAGAAATGACTGATTATTATGAAGACATGATCCGGACCTACCCGATCATCTCTATTGAAGACGGACTTGCCGAGGATGACTGGGAAGGGTTTGCATTCATGACAAAACGTCTTGGAAATACCATCCAGATCGTCGGAGATGACATCTTTGTTACCAATCCTGAACGAATACACCGCGGTCTGAAAGAAAAGACTGCAAATGCGGTTCTTATAAAGCTCAACCAGATCGGTACGGTAACCGAAACCATAGATGCCATTCGTCTTGCTCAAAAAGCCGGCTGGGGAACGATGGTCTCTCACCGGAGTGGTGAGACCTGTGATTCATTCATTGCAGATCTGACGGTTGCACTTGGATGTGGTCAGCTCAAGACCGGTGCGCCCTGTCGTGGAGAGCGGGTTGAGAAGTATAATCAGCTCCTCCGTATTAACGAGTTCCTTGGAGATAAGGCCAGATACGCAGGAAGACAAGCATTCAATTCTGCATAA
- a CDS encoding DUF167 domain-containing protein — protein sequence MKKLNPGQDNHKEASGKDYKNIFQETPEGIIITIEVSAGSKKSLFPDGYNPWRKAFGIAVKAPPVEGKANKAIMELIAGYFHLPVHAVTILSGQTSSVKKVRIHGISRQQIIDIINE from the coding sequence ATGAAAAAATTAAACCCAGGACAGGATAATCACAAGGAAGCATCCGGGAAAGACTATAAAAATATTTTTCAGGAAACTCCGGAAGGTATTATCATCACCATAGAAGTATCAGCCGGGAGTAAAAAGTCTCTATTCCCTGACGGATATAATCCCTGGCGGAAAGCATTTGGTATTGCGGTAAAAGCTCCCCCGGTTGAGGGAAAAGCAAACAAGGCGATCATGGAACTCATCGCCGGATATTTTCACCTGCCGGTCCATGCCGTCACCATTCTGTCAGGGCAGACCTCTTCGGTGAAGAAGGTTAGAATTCATGGTATCTCGCGTCAGCAGATAATTGACATCATCAACGAGTAG
- the dnaG gene encoding DNA primase DnaG: MYEQDTTKYRIHLVVQADGVVDRSDVVGAIFGQIEGLLGSELELRELQRQGKLGRIDVKIQSKLGKSYGEITIPTSVDRAETAILAASMETINRVGPCVSEIHVQSIEDVRITKRTQIIERAKALLLEFEEPGIDPDSLIDAVRESQRIEKIATIGVDNVPAGPNVLASDAIIVVEGRADVINLLRAGIKNAVAVEGTSIPKTIIDLCRKKTTTAFFDGDRGGDLILRELLEVTDVDFVAYPTRGESVEDLSRKEIIKALRNKVPVEYVLEDRVAEYLASQKSEQQTSSIREPEPERGSEPARYQQPAPASDAVISCECTEEIPDAVSEEESVTEYQAYLPDEEEDNRPRTVFTHIREVKNRGTARFIGVGGEMKNELPAGEVEEKLGALEQGLEGIVIDQEINQQLLDQFSMHGIRYLAAPSFTGIVRLPATIRLIPFR, encoded by the coding sequence GTGTATGAACAGGACACAACGAAGTATCGAATTCACCTGGTTGTCCAGGCTGACGGGGTGGTCGACCGATCTGATGTAGTCGGGGCCATTTTTGGTCAGATTGAAGGACTCCTCGGGTCAGAACTTGAACTTCGTGAGCTCCAGAGACAGGGCAAACTTGGCCGGATTGATGTCAAGATCCAGAGCAAACTGGGAAAATCATATGGTGAGATAACCATCCCGACCTCGGTAGATCGGGCAGAGACGGCAATACTTGCCGCTTCCATGGAGACTATCAACCGCGTCGGTCCCTGTGTCTCAGAAATCCATGTTCAATCGATTGAAGATGTCAGGATTACCAAACGGACCCAGATCATCGAACGGGCAAAAGCTCTCCTCCTTGAGTTTGAAGAACCAGGGATTGATCCTGATTCACTCATAGATGCTGTACGTGAAAGCCAGCGGATCGAGAAGATAGCAACCATCGGAGTCGATAACGTCCCTGCCGGACCAAACGTCCTCGCATCTGACGCCATCATCGTGGTAGAAGGGAGGGCAGATGTCATCAACCTCCTCCGGGCCGGAATTAAAAACGCTGTGGCTGTTGAAGGGACCAGTATTCCAAAGACCATCATCGACCTGTGCCGGAAAAAGACCACAACCGCTTTCTTTGACGGGGACCGGGGAGGGGATCTCATATTGCGTGAACTTCTTGAAGTCACCGATGTGGATTTTGTCGCGTATCCTACACGGGGCGAGTCGGTTGAAGACCTGAGTCGTAAGGAGATAATTAAAGCGCTTCGAAACAAGGTGCCGGTTGAGTATGTCCTGGAAGACCGGGTCGCAGAGTACCTGGCATCACAAAAATCTGAACAACAGACTTCATCAATTCGTGAGCCTGAACCAGAGAGGGGAAGTGAACCGGCACGATATCAACAACCAGCCCCTGCCAGTGATGCAGTAATCTCCTGTGAATGCACGGAAGAGATACCGGATGCCGTCTCTGAAGAAGAGAGCGTCACTGAGTATCAGGCGTATCTCCCGGATGAGGAGGAAGATAACCGGCCAAGAACCGTGTTTACCCATATCAGGGAGGTAAAAAACCGTGGAACTGCACGGTTTATCGGAGTTGGCGGTGAGATGAAGAATGAACTCCCTGCCGGAGAAGTTGAGGAGAAACTCGGGGCATTGGAACAGGGCCTTGAGGGGATTGTCATTGATCAGGAGATCAACCAGCAGCTTCTTGACCAGTTCTCCATGCATGGTATCAGGTATCTTGCCGCACCCTCATTTACCGGCATAGTGCGGCTTCCGGCTACAATACGCCTCATTCCATTCAGATAG
- a CDS encoding UPF0058 family protein — MHKEELISLHTMLTNVREYLQEQNPDADFTEYDALEITPSQTHRSKIEHKYAIFVLGNAIAKAMREVDNPSAARMADRMHELAERTLKEIEMEG; from the coding sequence GTGCATAAAGAAGAATTGATATCCCTCCATACCATGCTCACCAATGTCCGCGAGTATCTTCAGGAGCAGAACCCTGATGCAGACTTTACCGAGTATGATGCCCTGGAAATTACCCCTTCACAAACCCACAGAAGCAAAATAGAGCATAAATATGCGATATTTGTCCTTGGAAATGCCATCGCAAAGGCAATGAGGGAGGTAGACAATCCATCAGCAGCACGAATGGCTGACCGCATGCATGAACTGGCTGAGAGGACACTAAAAGAGATAGAAATGGAAGGGTAA